In Zingiber officinale cultivar Zhangliang chromosome 6A, Zo_v1.1, whole genome shotgun sequence, a single genomic region encodes these proteins:
- the LOC121997512 gene encoding probable histone H2A.2 — MAGRGKAVGSAAAKKATSRSSKAGLQFPVGRIARFLKAGKYAERVGAGAPVYLAAVLEYLAAEVLELAGNAARDNKKSRIVPRHIQLAVRNDEELSKLLGEVTIASGGVMPNIHNLLLPKKTGGSSKAAPGDDD; from the exons ATGGCCGGGAGGGGGAAAGCGGTAGGATCCGCCGCAGCGAAGAAGGCCACATCGAGGAGCAGCAAGGCCGGTCTCCAGTTCCCCGTCGGCAGGATCGCCCGGTTCCTCAAGGCCGGAAAGTACGCCGAGCGCGTAGGTGCTGGTGCCCCAGTCTACCTTGCCGCCGTGCTCGAGTACCTCGCCGCTGAG GTTCTGGAGCTCGCCGGGAACGCAGCGAGGGACAACAAGAAGTCCAGGATCGTCCCGAGACACATCCAGCTCGCAGTGAGGAACGACGAGGAGCTGTCCAAGCTTTTGGGCGAGGTCACGATCGCCAGCGGCGGCGTCATGCCTAACATCCACAATCTACTCCTTCCGAAGAAGACCGGGGGCTCCTCGAAGGCTGCTCCCGGAGATGacgactaa